The genomic window TGTCCTAGCGGTCCTGGATGTGGCAGCCTTATCACATCTGTTGGTGCAGAGGTGTCCACAGTTGAGTCACAGTGTGAAGGACGTGAGGGGCAGAAGACAAGGGGGTTGGAGGTGCAAAAAGGCAGCATTGCCTTCTGCTCTTCCAGGCTCCACCTTGCCTCTCTCCTCTGTGCTCATGGGCATGGTGTATACACATTCTGCTACTTGGGGGCTTTTCTGTGCCACTTTTATTACACTGCAATTATGGGAGCAGTGACGAGCTCCTCTGGGTCCACAAGGTGAAGAGAGATGTAATAGGTAAGTCATTATTAACTCCTCCCACCTTATTCCCTTATATCAAGGCTATATTGCTTCTGAGAGCTCAGCAGTCCCACCCTAGGGATTCATAGGATAACTCTAAGAAAAGACTAGATGTGTATGAGGACTGGGGAAAGGGCACACATCCAAGACGTTACTCCGCCCCCAACACTCACCCAGAAGAGGGTGCATGTAATTATCCAGGACCTAAGCCGGGGAACGGCATAGCCAGAGGGGCTCTGAACATCCTTCAAGCCAACCCTGAGCCTCCCATTCTACATTGGGAGCATGAGGTGTGAGGAGGGCACTCAATTTGCTGAAGGTCTTCGGCTAGGTTCCTTCTACTAATGGCCTAATTTctctccactctcctctttctctccttttaaacCATTAGAAGTAAAGCATTATGATTTGGGGGCAGTCCAGTATCCTTACATCATCTGActggacatttttttctctttttaccagAGTCTATCTTCTAGCAGTTTCATGAGATATTTCCTCTAACTGAACACCAGTTGATCAGAACAACATATCAAACATACTCCTTTACTAAAAGAACATGGCCAAGGGAGCGAAGGGCCCCAAGGGCAAAAAGATCACCCTCGCCGTGGCCAAGAACTGTATCAAGATCACATTTGATGGAAAGAAACGCCTCGACTTGAGCAAGATGGGAATTACCACCTTTCCCAAGTGTATTTTGCGACTCACAGATGTGGACGAGCTCGACCTCAGCCGGAATttgatcaagaagatccctgaCGCCATCTCCAAGTTCCAGAACCTGCGGTGGCTGGATCTGCACAGCAACTACATTGACAGGCTCCCCGAGACCATCGGCCAGATGACCTCCCTGCTCTACCTCAACGTCAGCAACAACAGGCTGACCACCAACGGGCTGCCCGTGGAGCTCAATCAACTCAAGAATATCCGCACTGTGAACTTAGGCCTGAACCACCTGGACAGCGTGCCCACCACACTGGGCGCTCTGAAGGAGCTCCACGAGGTGGGGCTCCATGACAACCTGCTGAGTAACGTTCCCAACAGCATCTCCAAGCTCCCCAAGCTGAAAAAGCTCAACACAAAGCGAAACCCCTTTCCCAAGGCAGAGTCATCGGATATGTTCATGGATTCCATCAAGAGGCTGGACAATCTATATCTGGTGGAAGAGAAGGATCTGTGTGGGACTTGCCTGAGAAAATGCCAACAGGCCCGGGACAAGCTGAACAAAATCAAGAGCATGGCCACGGCGGCACCAAGAAAGGCCATCTTTTCCACTTTGGTCTCACCCAACTCCATGGCCAAGGAATCCCAGGAAGACTGGAGGTGACCTGGGACCCTGACCCTAAGgcaggaagggaaagggagggggaggaagggtgACAATGGGCTGCATCCTCAGAAAACAGGGACTCTGCCATTACCGCAATAGCTTTTCCAGTCAAGCCCATAAAATACCTTTCCCTACCTCCTTGGCTTGTGATTTTGTTGATCAAAGGGCTTTTCGTTCTTTGCCATTTCATACACTTCTGTCTTCTCTccatgcacacacccacacatacaggCACAATAAATCTGGAAAGAGCCATCCATCTCATTCTTGCCCCAGACCTCTCTTGCCTACAGCCTGTGGCCAGGCAGCTGACACAATCTTGTCTCATTATCACAGGTTTCAGGATCAACTACCAGTTCCCCAGTGTGGAGCTTTTTCTACTGGAATGCTTTGGGCCAGGGCTTCAAAAGTCAGGCATCTCTAAGGATTGGTTGGTAGCAGGGAAGATGGACGTTTAGTCTTGGGGAGGAGACAAAACTGGGCCACAGAGTTGGGCAGATATTATCATTAGGTGTTTGCATTAACATTTTGCGCTCAAAGCCGtcctattcttttctcttttctacatTTGCATAATTTGCTCTAGCAGCTTTTAGACTAAACCAGCAAGCCCTTGACCATCTGTGAATGAATGAGGTTCACTCCCATCTAATTATGTGCAATGCTTTTCCATACCTTCATGGAATAAGGAAAGGATGGGTGCAAATACGGGTTGCTGCAATCAATAGATAAATACCTTACTAGGCACTGTGCTAGTGAGTGCAGGGACTGTGCTGTGGGGGAAAGCCTGTCCTGCCCTTTGCAACCTGTAGGAAAGGCAGGTAGAAAGAAGACAGGGCATGATGTCATTGTTTGAGGAAGTTAAGAGATCAGAGCCTAGTGGTATGCAGGCACAGAGAAAAGACGAAGTTTCTGCAGTTGGACAGATCTGGGCCCAGGGAAGCTTTGCTGTTTGCGTGCTACCTCCCTGGGCATTTTACTCAGCTTTGGCTCCTTCGTCTGCAAAGTGGAAATAACACCAGCCCAACTCCCAGGGTTGTCATGCGTCTCAAGCAGATAGCTCACAAGAGTGAGTACTCAGTATAAGTCAGTTCTCTCTAAGAACTAGAGCTCAGCGCATCTCAGAGCTGAGATCCCGCTTTGGACAGTGCATTGAGTCACTCTAGATCTGCTCACAGAACTCACAATAGCTGAGGACTTTCTCTGCACCACTCACTGACACTTTTACACTGCCTAGAAGAAAGGGATCAAGGAAGATAAGCTTAGAAAAGTTTGTTGTTTTAAATCAAGGGTTTCCTGTGCTGGCAGCAAGTTTTGTAGTCATCAGCGGAAAAGCACTGAGAGATATTAATAGATATCAATTAGTTTGTTATGactaatgtatttctttttcatcttataTATACCAAAGCAGACAGCATATTTCATTTCTTCACGCCTCACTGCTTATTTTCCTTAGAAATGCTTGACTATACTATTATACTTCTAAAATCTCTGAAGATACAGATTCAAAATTCCCTTTGTAGTTTTTCTTATTAAATGTTGTCTATTATAAAAGTAACAATACCACAGCATAGGTTTAAATAGAGCAGCTTAAAGTATCCACAGCTCTACAGTGTAAGTCAGCTATAATATTGACAGATTTCCTTACTAGTTatctttctgtgtatattttatgcatagttaaaataataacattcacatcatttttatctttctttgaaaCACATGTGGCTGCATGGTCTTAATAACCCTAATTTAAAACATCTGCAAGACAGTCAAACATAGATATACATGACTAAGTtcttgttggacatttaggtcaTTTCCCAAACCGTTTTGTGGTAAAGCCTGTAtgattaaaatctttaaaatattttgcattatttccttgatatattttcattattgcaCATATTGTACTAAAGCgtatgtttttaaaacaatttttgacATACGCTACTAAGCGGCTTACAGAGTTTGCACCCATTTATCAATCTACCAGTAATATATTAGAGAACGCATTTCACT from Capricornis sumatraensis isolate serow.1 chromosome 10, serow.2, whole genome shotgun sequence includes these protein-coding regions:
- the LRRC18 gene encoding leucine-rich repeat-containing protein 18, whose product is MAKGAKGPKGKKITLAVAKNCIKITFDGKKRLDLSKMGITTFPKCILRLTDVDELDLSRNLIKKIPDAISKFQNLRWLDLHSNYIDRLPETIGQMTSLLYLNVSNNRLTTNGLPVELNQLKNIRTVNLGLNHLDSVPTTLGALKELHEVGLHDNLLSNVPNSISKLPKLKKLNTKRNPFPKAESSDMFMDSIKRLDNLYLVEEKDLCGTCLRKCQQARDKLNKIKSMATAAPRKAIFSTLVSPNSMAKESQEDWR